The Rhizobium rhizoryzae genome has a window encoding:
- a CDS encoding IS66 family transposase — protein MTKRRLPMAEHADTLSLKALRERVTALMERADRADARIEKLEAENQRLRDENDQLRLENTRLKVDNQLLRDEIARLKNLAPRPPFRPSGMENAPGDKTVSAKDPAPRPRGPKNDTKRVTREEVLPVSVPPGSRFKGYKDCFVRDLVLKVEVVRYRRECWVTPEGDTILAPLPAGIRGGFGPNLRRFCLMLHAHGQVTTQRMTTLLNDVGVEISKRQMVRFLTERLDGFHAEDAAVLHAGLVSAPYVTVDDTGSRHTNRNVYTTHIGGEHFTAFRTTSSKSRLNFLALLRGNYQDYVLNDAAFAFLEDRQVDPVLLAPLKRQEPQRFANQVPFLQHLAEHGIDIFDTETLRPFAEAGIWGAIRHHGLVGNAVIVSDDAGQFRVGTHALCWVHAERLLHKLMPATPRQVKHVETLRELIWLFYKQLKNYQRSPSQRAAHGLQVRFDRIFSIRTGYGDLDKLLFRLRRRKPELLRVLERPEIPLHINASERDLRGFVIKRKISGGTVSRNGRLARDSMLGLSKTCQKLGLSFWRYLGDRLGIGTSHPTIPPLATMIVARS, from the coding sequence CTGATCGGGCAGACGCCCGGATTGAGAAGCTCGAAGCTGAAAACCAACGGCTTCGGGATGAGAACGATCAGCTCAGGCTCGAGAACACCCGGCTGAAGGTCGACAACCAGCTTCTGCGCGATGAGATTGCGCGCCTGAAAAACTTGGCCCCCCGCCCGCCTTTCAGACCGTCCGGCATGGAGAACGCACCGGGTGACAAGACGGTCTCGGCCAAGGATCCCGCACCCCGGCCGCGAGGGCCGAAGAACGACACAAAGCGGGTGACCCGTGAAGAGGTGCTGCCTGTCAGTGTGCCGCCGGGATCGCGCTTCAAGGGCTACAAGGACTGCTTCGTCCGGGATCTGGTGCTCAAGGTCGAGGTGGTTCGCTACCGGCGGGAGTGCTGGGTGACGCCGGAGGGAGACACCATCCTCGCGCCGTTGCCTGCGGGGATACGAGGTGGCTTTGGGCCCAATCTGCGGCGGTTTTGTCTGATGCTCCATGCGCATGGCCAAGTCACGACGCAGCGAATGACGACCTTGCTCAACGACGTTGGTGTCGAAATCTCCAAACGTCAGATGGTCCGTTTCCTGACGGAGCGCCTGGACGGCTTTCATGCCGAGGATGCAGCCGTGCTCCACGCCGGCCTCGTCTCGGCGCCCTATGTTACGGTCGACGACACCGGTTCCCGTCACACCAACCGCAATGTTTATACGACGCATATCGGCGGTGAGCATTTTACCGCATTTCGCACGACGTCCTCGAAGTCGCGACTGAACTTCCTGGCGCTGCTGCGCGGCAACTATCAGGACTATGTCCTCAACGATGCCGCCTTCGCTTTTCTCGAAGACCGGCAGGTGGACCCTGTTCTTCTGGCGCCGCTGAAGAGGCAAGAACCGCAGCGGTTTGCCAATCAGGTTCCGTTTCTCCAGCACCTCGCCGAACATGGTATCGACATCTTCGACACCGAAACGCTCCGGCCCTTCGCCGAGGCCGGCATATGGGGCGCCATCCGCCATCATGGGCTGGTCGGCAATGCAGTGATCGTCTCCGACGATGCCGGGCAGTTTCGCGTCGGTACCCACGCGCTGTGCTGGGTCCATGCGGAACGGCTTCTGCACAAGCTGATGCCGGCGACGCCGCGCCAGGTAAAACACGTCGAAACCCTGCGCGAGCTGATCTGGCTCTTTTACAAGCAGCTGAAAAACTATCAGCGAAGTCCAAGCCAGCGTGCAGCTCACGGTCTTCAGGTCCGGTTCGATCGGATTTTCTCCATCCGCACCGGCTATGGTGATCTCGACAAATTGCTGTTTCGGCTGAGGCGCCGCAAGCCGGAACTGCTGCGGGTTCTGGAGCGGCCCGAAATCCCACTCCACATCAATGCGTCGGAACGCGATCTGCGTGGCTTTGTCATCAAGCGGAAGATTTCCGGAGGGACGGTCAGTCGCAACGGGCGGCTGGCACGCGACAGCATGCTGGGCCTTTCGAAGACCTGCCAGAAGCTCGGCCTGTCGTTCTGGCGCTATCTCGGCGATCGGCTGGGGATCGGCACATCGCACCCAACCATTCCCCCATTGGCCACCATGATCGTTGCCAGATCCTGA